CGGTACTGCGCAGCGCCGGGATCGATCCCGGCATCATGGACGACGCCGGCACTCGCCTGCCGGTAAGTACGCTCAGCCCGCTGTGGCTGCGCTGCGTCGAAGTCACCGGCGACCCGGACTTCGGCATCCGCGCGGTGCGCTACCACCATCCGGCCAACCTGTACGGCGTGGACCTCGCGCTGTATGCCTGCGCGACCCTGAGCGAAGCCGTCAACCGCCACGTGCAACTGGTCGGAGTAATGAGCACGGTAGCTCACCCCAGCCTCACCCAGGACGCCGCCGGCGACTGGCGCATGGAGTTCCGCCTGTCCGGCGAGCGCACCCCGACCACGGTGGCGAAGGACTTCTACTGGCACTTCCACGTGCGCATGTTCGAACGGCTCACCGGGCAACCCGCGAGCCACTTCCTGCGCCGCATCGAACTGGTCCGCGAAACGCCCGGCGACCGCACCGCCTGGGACGCACTGGGCATTCCGGTACTGTTCGAGCAATCCGCCAGCGCCCTGCTGTTCCGCGCCGACCGCTGGCAGTCACCCTTGCCGGGCTGCAACCCGCGCCTGCTGGCGCAGGTAGAGCGTCCGATCCTCCAGTACCTCGCGCAGCACGGCCTGCCGCTCCCC
The Pseudomonas triclosanedens DNA segment above includes these coding regions:
- a CDS encoding AraC family transcriptional regulator, whose protein sequence is MPTRGHAARFATTQPVNGSHCHLSSLSPPDDKMTPDMPHDLRVPLSSVMAQFPAHPSPAQTTLATVVRTIATALEQAYGLDPLPVLRSAGIDPGIMDDAGTRLPVSTLSPLWLRCVEVTGDPDFGIRAVRYHHPANLYGVDLALYACATLSEAVNRHVQLVGVMSTVAHPSLTQDAAGDWRMEFRLSGERTPTTVAKDFYWHFHVRMFERLTGQPASHFLRRIELVRETPGDRTAWDALGIPVLFEQSASALLFRADRWQSPLPGCNPRLLAQVERPILQYLAQHGLPLPLSALRARLAECPLANPDIDDLSDSLDIPREHLLRTLHQHDLKFAQLLDQTREAKTLQLLRDPQLSIEQIAERAGFSSTSSLVRAFRRWRGVTPLAYRKQHLGQGQ